The Cucurbita pepo subsp. pepo cultivar mu-cu-16 chromosome LG08, ASM280686v2, whole genome shotgun sequence genome contains a region encoding:
- the LOC111800382 gene encoding heparan-alpha-glucosaminide N-acetyltransferase, with amino-acid sequence MAGRKHMGNYEPIKGADDCDLPNDTAILINPDSLTLISLSKRSNPTDEDVEMALRDSHSTSPLPLRNATSLTPAVSSKIDDPQFSSSASPLHHRHRLVSLDVFRGITVALMIVVDYAGGVMPAINHSPWNGLTLADLVMPFFLFIVGVSLALAYKKIPSRGIATQKAVLRTLKLLFLGLFLQGGFFHGLNTLTYGVDIQQIRWMGILQRIAIAYFLAALCEIWLKGSDYVNSETALRRKYQLQLIVAVILTTLYLVLLYGMYVPDWEYQVSSQTASHVASPNTFSVKCGTRGDTGPACNAVGMIDRKIFGIQHLYKRPIYARSEQCSINSPDNGPLPPDAPSWCQAPFDPEGLLSTVMAVVTCLVGLHYGHIIVHFKDHRDRMLHWIIPSSCLIVLAIGLDFLGMHINKVLYTVSYMSVTAGAAGLLFTGIYLMVDVYRWRRMSVVMEWMGKHALVIYILAACNVLPVVIQGFYWGQPQNNILRLIGIPT; translated from the exons ATGGCGGGCCGTAAACACATGGGCAACTACGAGCCTATCAAAGGAGCCGACGACTGCGATCTCCCCAATGACACTGCTATTCTCATTAATCCCGATTCCCTCACTCTCATCTCCCTCTCCAAGCGCTCTAATCCCACTGATGAAGATGTTGAGATGGCTCTTCGTGATTCCCATTCCACatctcctcttcctcttcgcAATGCCACTTCTCTCACTCCTGCCGTTTCCTCCAAAATCGACGACCCTcaattttcttcctctgcttCGCCCCTTCACCATCGCCACCGTCTTGTTTCGCTCGATGTATTTCGCGGCATCACTGTTGCG CTAATGATAGTGGTGGACTATGCTGGTGGGGTTATGCCTGCAATAAATCATTCACCATGGAATGGGTTAACACTGGCAGATCTTGTGAtgccatttttccttttcattgtTGGAGTTTCACTTGCCCTTGCTTACAAG AAAATTCCAAGCCGAGGCATTGCAACTCAGAAGGCTGTGTTACGGACGTTGAAGCTTCTGTTCTTAGGCCTCTTTCTTCAAG GTGGGTTTTTCCATGGCCTAAACACTTTAACTTATGGAGTGGATATACAGCAAATTAGATGGATGGGTATCTTACAG AGAATTGCAATAGCATATTTTCTTGCAGCACTGTGTGAGATATGGCTAAAGGGCAGTGATTATGTGAATTCAGAAACTGCATTGCGGAGAAAGTATCAATTACAGCT GATTGTGGCCGTCATCCTCACCACGTTATATCTTGTCCTGTTATATGGAATGTACGTTCCTGATTGGGAGTATCAAGTTTCAAGTCAAACTGCCTCCCATGTggcttctccaaacacatttTCT GTGAAATGTGGCACACGCGGTGACACTGGACCAGCCTGCAATGCTGTGGGAATGATAGATCGTAAGATATTTGGTATTCAACATCTGTATAAAAGACCTATTTATGCACGGTCTGAG CAATGCAGCATTAATTCACCAGACAATGGTCCATTGCCTCCTGATGCTCCTTCCTGGTGTCAAGCTCCTTTTGATCCCGAAGGGCTTTTAAG CACAGTGATGGCTGTTGTAACCTGCTTGGTTGGCTTACATTATGGGCACATCATTGTCCATTTCAAA GATCACCGAGATAGAATGCTTCATTGGATCATCCCCTCATCGTGTCTGATTGTGCTGGCCATTGGCTTAGACTTCTTAG GGATGCATATAAATAAGGTTCTTTATACGGTTAGTTACATGAGTGTCACTGCTGGTGCAGCCGGTCTTCTCTTCACCGGGATATACTTGATG GTTGATGTGTACAGATGGAGGCGCATGAGTGTGGTGATGGAGTGGATGGGAAAGCATGCATTGGTTATATACATACTCGCAGCCTGCAATGTGCTGCCTGTGGTTATCCAAGGCTTCTATTGGGGGCAGCCTCAGAACAACATC CTGAGGCTAATTGGAATTCCAACGTGA
- the LOC111801194 gene encoding threonine--tRNA ligase, mitochondrial 1-like has translation MLLLCPPIGRKPVSSSARLLSATSLRLFSSAVHPTAAETQASSSPATLASMAVQHPKDDDYLSSVIPKRVQLFQSIQAKLLADRCSLPSDPIEISLPDGTVKEGKKWQTAPIDVAREISKSLAANALIAQVDGVLWDMSRPLEDDCELKLFTFESDEGRDTFWHSSAHILGQSLEMEYGCKLCIGPCTTRGEGFYYDAFYDDLCLNDDHFKQIESGALKAVSERQPFERIEVSRQQALEMFSDNKFKVEIISDLPEDKTITVYRCGPLVDLCRGPHIPNTSFVKAFACLKASSAYWRGSKDRESLQRVYGISYPDQKRLKEYINLLEEAKKYDHRLLGTKQELFFCHPLSPGSWFFLPHGTRIYNKLMEFMRAQYKDRGYEEVVSPNMYNMQLWETSGHAENYKENMFLFEIEKQEFGLKPMNCPGHCLMFQHRVRSYRELPLRLADFGVLHRNEASGALTGLTRVRRFQQDDAHIFCRESQIKDEVRGVLEFIQYAYNIFGFTFELKLSTINEGDGAFYGPKIDISVSDALKRKFQCATLQLDFQLPSRFDLYYSAEDEAKRERPVMIHRAILGSVERMFAILLEHYKGKWPFWLSPRQAIVCPVSEKSQSYALKVRDAIHHAGYYVDVDTTDRKIQKKVREAQLAQYNYILVVGEEEANTEQVSVRVRDKSDHSVMSIENLLKHFKEEVAAFH, from the exons ATGCTGTTGTTATGCCCTCCCATTGGCCGTAAACCAGTTTCATCCTCCGCTCGCCTCCTCTCTGCAACTTCTCTCCGCCTTTTCTCATCAGCTGTACACCCAACAGCAGCGGAGACACAAGCTTCCTCGTCGCCCGCTACTCTAGCTTCAATGGCGGTGCAGCACCCCAAAGATGACGACTACCTCAGTTCCGTCATTCCTAAGCGTGTTCAGCTTTTCCAGTCGATACAGGCAAAGCTACTTGCTGACCGGTGTTCTCTTCCTTCTGATCCAATCGA GATATCCTTACCGGATGGGACGGTGAAGGAGGGTAAGAAATGGCAAACAGCGCCAATAGATGTTGCTAGAGAAATCTCGAAAAGTTTGGCTGCGAACGCTTTGATTGCGCAAGTTGATGGAGTTCTATGGGACATGAGCAGGCCGCTTGAAGATGATTGTGAGCTTAAGCTGTTCACCTTCGAAAGTGATGAAGGGCGCGACACTTTTTGGCATTCTAGCGCTCATATACTTGGACAG TCGCTTGAGATGGAGTATGGTTGCAAGCTTTGCATTGGACCCTGTACCACTAGAGGAGAG GGATTCTATTACGATGCTTTTTATGATGATTTATGCTTGAATGATGATCACTTCAAGCAAATTGAGTCTGGTGCACTGAAGGCTGTATCG gAGAGACAACCTTTTGAGCGCATTGAAGTTTCAAGGCAACAAGCTCTTGAAATGTTTTCTGACAATAAATTCAAG GTTGAAATCATCAGTGATTTGCCAGAAGACAAAACTATCACTGTTTATAGATGCGGTCCCTTGGTTGATTTATGTCGTGGTCCACATATACCAAATACATCATTTGTGAAGGCATTTGCTTGTCTGAAG gCATCATCAGCCTATTGGAGGGGAAGTAAAGATCGTGAAAGCTTGCAAAGAGTTTATGGGATATCTTATCCTGATCAAAAACGTTTAAAG GAATACATCAATCTGCTTGAAGAGGCAAAGAAGTACGATCATAGATTATTGGGTACAAAGCAGGAGCTTTTCTTTTGTCATCCACTTAG CCCTGGAAGTTGGTTCTTCCTTCCTCATGGGACTCGGATCTACAACAAACTGATGGAGTTTATGCGAGCTCAATATAAGGATCGAGGTTATGAAGAG GTTGTGTCACCAAACATGTACAATATGCAACTATGGGAAACTTCTGGTCACGCTGAAAATTATAAGGAGAATATGTTCTTGTTTGAG ATTGAAAAGCAGGAATTTGGATTAAAACCAATGAATTGTCCTGGCCACTGTTTGATGTTTCAGCATAGAGTCCGTTCCTATAGGG AACTTCCTCTCCGGTTAGCTGATTTTGGGGTGTTGCATCGTAATGAGGCTAGTGGGGCACTGACTGGGTTAACTCGTGTGAGAAGATTTCAGCAG GATGATGCTCATATCTTCTGCAGGGAGTCCCag ATAAAAGATGAAGTAAGGGGAGTCCTAGAGTTCATCCAATATGCTTATAACATTTTTGGGTTCACATTTGAGCTGAAGCTATCAACG ATCAATGAAGGAGATGGTGCATTTTATGGACCGAAGATAGATATTAGCGTATCCGATgcattgaaaagaaagtttCAATGTGCAACCCTTCAG TTGGACTTCCAGCTTCCTTCTCGCTTTGATTTATATTACTCAGCAGAGGATGAGGCCAAAAGGGAACGCCCTGTTATGATTCATAGAGCAATCTTGGGGTCCGTTGAGAGAATGTTTGCTATATTGTTGGAGCACTACAAAGGGAAGTGGCCCTTTTGGCTTAGTCCGCGTCAAGCAATTGTTTGCCCTGTGTCAGAGAAATCTCAATCCTATGCACTGAAG GTGCGTGATGCAATTCATCATGCTGGTTATTATGTTGATGTGGATACAACAGACCGAAAGATTCAGAAGAAG GTGCGAGAAGCACAACTGGCTCAGTATAACTACATATTAGTCGTTGGCGAGGAGGAGGCTAACACTGAACAG GTGAGTGTACGGGTGAGAGATAAGAGCGACCATTCAGTGATGAGTATTGAGAACCTGCTCAAACACTTTAAGGAAGAAGTTGCAGCTTTCCATTAG
- the LOC111800775 gene encoding respiratory burst oxidase homolog protein C-like, which yields MRPHEPYSDTDSVGSVTRGDRRAFSGPISSTTTTTKPKKNAKFDLSSASSSTNAADDDETYVEITLDIRDDSVAVHSVHTAGAGQDSNSLEDPELSLLAKRTLEKKSSSFRASVLRSTSSRFKQVSQELKRFTSLTRRTSTRRFDRTKSAATHALKGLKFIAAKTGGGGASAGWGPVEKRFDELTASTNGLLPSSLFGECIGMNKDSKEFAGELFRALARRRNITSDSINKAELKEFWDQISDDSFDSRLQTFFDMVDTDADGRITEEEVEEIISMSASANKLSTIQKQAKEYAALIMEELDPGNAGYIMIHNLETLLLQAPNQSVRVSDSRVLSQLLSQKLKPTNETNPIQRAYEKFQYFVEDNWQRIWVILLWLGICGGLFAYKFIQYRHRAVFNVMGYCVSIAKGGAETLKFNMALILLPVCRNTITWLRNKTKLGVVVPFDDNLNFHKVIAVGITVGVGLHGLAHLTCDFPRLLHATEEEYEPMKRFFGEEQPENYWWFLKGVAGVTGIIMVVLMAIAFTLATPWFRRNKLNVPKPLKRLTGFNAFWYSHHLFVIVYVLLVVHGIYLYLTKEWYKKTTWMYLAVPVVLYGCERLIRAFRSSIKPVKILKVAVYPGNVLALHVSKPHGFKYKSGQYMFVNCRDVSPFEWHPFSITSAPEDDYLSVHIRTLGDWTRQLKNVFSEVCQPPQAGKSGLLRAEFMQGGAPNPKFPKILIDGPYGAPAQDYKKYDVVLLVGLGIGATPMVSIVKDIIDNIEEKEAEANAVESGQGHSRRGGSKHGKGFKTRKAYFYWVTREQGSFEWFKGIMNEVAEMDERGVIELHNYCTSVYEEGDARSALIAMLQSLHHAKSGVDVVSGTRVKSHFAKPNWRQVYKRITLQHPDTRVGVFYCGAPALTKELKQLALDFSRKTSTKFEFHKENF from the exons ATGAGACCTCACGAACCTTACTCCGACACCGACAGCGTCGGCAGCGTTACACGCGGCGACCGTAGAGCCTTCAGCGGCCCCATTTcatccaccaccaccaccaccaagcCAAAGAAGAACGCCAAATTCGACCTCTCTTCTGCTTCTTCCTCCACCAACGCCGCCGATGACGACGAAACCTATGTCGAAATCACCCTCGACATTCGCGATGACTCCGTCGCCGTCCACAGCGTCCACACCGCCGGTGCCGGCCAGGATTCCAACTCCCTTGAAGACCCTGAACTTTCCCTTCTCGCCAAACGAACTCTCGAGAAGAAATCTTcctcctttcgggcttctgtTCTCCGCTCCACCTCTTCCCGTTTCAAACAGGTCTCTCAGGAGCTCAAACGATTCACCTCCCTCACCCGCCGGACCTCCACTCGTCGCTTCGACCGGACCAAGTCAGCCGCCACACATGCTCTCAAGGGGCTCAAGTTCATCGCCGCCAAGACCGGTGGTGGTGGGGCCTCCGCCGGTTGGGGTCCGGTCGAGAAGCGGTTTGATGAACTCACCGCCTCCACGAACGGTCTCCTCCCCTCCTCCTTGTTCGGGGAGTGTATTG GAATGAACAAAGACTCCAAAGAATTTGCCGGAGAGCTGTTCCGTGCACTTGCTCGTAGGCGTAACATTACTAGTGACTCCATCAACAAAGCTGAACTCAAAGAGTTCTGGGATCAGATCTCCGATGACAGCTTCGATTCCAGGCTTCAAACGTTCTTCGACAT GGTAGACACGGACGCAGATGGAAGAATCACAGAAGAAGAAGTCGAAGAG ATTATTAGCATGAGCGCTTCTGCAAACAAGCTTTCTACCATTCAAAAACAGGCGAAGGAATACGCGGCCTTGATCATGGAAGAGTTGGACCCTGGGAATGCAGGCTACATCATGATACACAATTTGGAGACTCTGTTGTTGCAAGCTCCGAATCAATCGGTGAGGGTGAGTGACAGCCGAGTTCTGAGTCAGTTACTGAGCCAAAAGCTGAAGCCCACAAACGAGACCAACCCCATCCAAAGGGCGTACGAGAAGTTCCAGTACTTCGTGGAGGACAATTGGCAGAGGATTTGGGTGATTTTGCTGTGGCTGGGCATCTGTGGTGGTCTCTTCGCTTACAAATTCATCCAATACCGCCACAGGGCCGTGTTTAATGTCATGGGCTACTGCGTTTCCATTGCCAAAGGAGGAGCCGAGACTCTCAAGTTCAACATGGCCCTCATTTTGCTCCCTGTTTGTCGAAACACCATCACTTGGCTTCGCAACAAAACCAAACTAGGCGTCGTCGTCCCCTTCGACGACAATCTCAACTTCCACAAG GTTATAGCCGTGGGAATTACAGTGGGAGTGGGATTACACGGACTCGCGCATTTAACATGCGATTTTCCTCGGCTTCTTCACGCGACGGAGGAAGAATACGAGCCAATGAAGCGGTTCTTTGGAGAGGAGCAGCCGGAAAACTACTGGTGGTTTTTGAAGGGAGTTGCGGGAGTTACGGGGATTATAATGGTGGTGCTAATGGCCATAGCTTTCACGCTCGCCACTCCATGGTTTAGAAGAAACAAACTGAATGTACCCAAACCCCTCAAAAGGCTCACCGGGTTCAATGCCTTCTGGTACTCCCACCACCTCTTCGTCATCGTCTACGTCCTCCTCGTCGTCCACGGCATCTACCTCTACCTCACCAAGGAATGGTACAAAAAGACG ACATGGATGTATTTGGCGGTACCTGTTGTCCTTTACGGGTGCGAGAGGTTGATAAGAGCATTCAGATCGAGTATCAAGCCAGTGAAGATCCTTAAG GTGGCTGTTTATCCTGGAAACGTTCTGGCACTGCACGTCTCAAAGCCACATGGATTCAAATACAAGAGTGGACAGTACATGTTTGTTAACTGCCGAGACGTATCCCCCTTCGAGTG GCATCCGTTTTCAATAACTTCAGCTCCCGAAGATGATTACTTGAGTGTCCACATTCGGACACTAGGAGATTGGACAAGGCAGCTCAAGAATGTTTTCTCGGAGGTCTGTCAGCCTCCTCAAGCTGGAAAGAGTGGACTTCTTAGAGCTGAGTTCATGCAAGGAGGAGCTCCTAACCCCAA ATTCCCAAAAATATTGATCGACGGTCCATATGGAGCACCAGCACAAGACTACAAGAAATATGACGTGGTATTGCTAGTGGGACTAGGAATTGGAGCGACGCCTATGGTGAGCATAGTGAAGGACATAATTGACAACATTGAGGAGAAAGAGGCAGAAGCGAACGCAGTAGAGAGCGGGCAAGGGCACAGCAGGCGAGGCGGGAGCAAGCACGGGAAAGGGTTCAAGACCCGGAAGGCGTACTTCTATTGGGTGACGCGGGAGCAAGGGTCATTCGAATGGTTCAAAGGGATAATGAACGAAGTGGCAGAAATGGACGAGAGGGGAGTGATCGAGCTTCACAACTATTGCACGAGCGTGTACGAAGAAGGGGATGCTCGGTCAGCTCTGATAGCAATGCTTCAGTCGTTGCACCACGCGAAGAGCGGGGTGGATGTGGTGTCGGGAACTCGAGTGAAGTCTCATTTTGCGAAGCCTAATTGGCGGCAAGTGTACAAGAGGATTACCCTTCAGCACCCGGACACTCGCGTTGGGGTGTTCTATTGTGGGGCACCCGCACTGACCAAGGAGCTGAAGCAATTGGCATTGGATTTCTCTCGGAAAACATCCACTAAGTTCGAGTTCCATAAAGAAAACTTCTAG
- the LOC111801151 gene encoding uncharacterized protein LOC111801151: MGSGWGRWFKLAAVVAVLAILRELGKLYGWEIDREAALKVFDQWSDRLGIWAMPAYVGIHTFTLALCLPYAVFFEATASLLFGFFPAVICVFCAKVLGASLSFWIGRLLFRNSSSAMEWAQRNKYFHLLCRGVEQDGWKFVLLARFSPIPSYVINYALAATKVGFFLDFLVPTVMGCLPMILQNTSIGSLAGAAVASASGSQKSQIWSYIFPVLGIGSSILISWRIKKYSTGLAVPESSSTVDPSKTKVL, encoded by the exons ATGGGATCTGGGTGGGGACGGTGGTTCAAATTAGCCGCCGTAGTGGCGGTGCTTGCGATTTTGAGAGAGCTAGGGAAGCTATACGGATGGGAAATTGACAGAGAAGCGGCTCTCAAGGTGTTCGACCAATGGTCCGATCGATTGGGGATATGGGCCATGCCTGCGTATGTCGGCATCCATACCTTCACACTTGCTCTCTGTTTGCCCTACGCCGTATTCTTTGAGGCCACTGCTTCTTTGCTCTTCGGCTTCTTCCCTGCCGTGATTTGCGTTTTCTGTGCCAAGGTGCTTGGGGCTTCCCTTTCCTTCTGGATCGGCAG GTTACTTTTTAGGAATTCAAGTTCAGCTATGGAGTGGGCCCAGAGGAATAAATACTTCCATCTTCTTTGTAGAGGAGTAGAGCAAGATGGTTGGAAGTTTGTCCTTCTTGCCCGCTTTTCTCCAATTCCCTCATACGTTATAAACTATGCTCTTGCTGCAACCAAAGTGGGGTTCTTTCTAGATTTTCTGGTGCCAACTGTGATGGGATGCTTGCCAATGATACTTCAGAATACGTCAATAGGCAGTCTTGCTGGTGCTGCAGTTGCTTCAGCCTCTGGGTCTCAGAAATCTCAGATATGGTCATACATTTTTCCTGTACTTGGTATTGGATCCAGCATTCTTATTTCCTGGAGGATTAAAAAGTACTCTACTGGACTCGCAGTGCCTGAAAGTTCCTCTACTGTTGACCCATCTAAAACCAAAGTACTGTAG
- the LOC111800306 gene encoding pentatricopeptide repeat-containing protein DOT4, chloroplastic-like — protein sequence MNLLLSTPIHRLPLTQKPNHTYHRHRLFNNPPHVRTTTAEKNAHLCVAHQLFDDIPIWDTFAWNNLIQTHLTSGDVGHVISTYQQMLSRGVRPDNHTLPRVICASRHYGDLQLGKQLHAQAFKLGLFSNLYVFTSLIELYGILDSADTARWLHDKSACRNAVSWTMLAKLYLMEDKPSFSIDLFYQMVELAADIDAVALATALGACGARKLLQHGRNIHHVARIHGLEFDVLVSNCLLKMYLDCSSIKDARGLFNRMPFRDIISWTDLIHFYVKNGGINEALKLFRQMNMDGELKPDPLTISSILPACGRIAAHKHGREIHGYVLKNYFDDNLIVQNALVDMYVKSGCIQSALKIFSRMKEKDMVSWTVMISGYSLHGQGKLGVGLFREMDRNFRVHRDEITYTAVLQACSTASMVEEGDFYFNCITEPTMAHFVLKVALLGRAGRFDEARTFVDKHKLDKNSEILRALLDGCRKHHQQKLGKRIIEQLCDLEPLNAENYVLLSNWYASNEEWEMVEKLRKTIRDMGLRPKKAYSWMEFRNKIHAFGTGDVSHPRSQAIYWNLQCLMKKMEEDGFKRNTDFRFHDVDEERECALIGHSELLAISFGLISTEAGRTIRISKNLRVCHSCHESAKFISNKVGREIIVKDPYVFHHFKDGRCSCEDFC from the coding sequence ATGAATCTCCTCCTCTCCACCCCCATTCATCGTCTTCCTCTTACTCAAAAACCTAATCACACATACCATCGCCACCGACTCTTTAATAATCCCCCTCATGTTCGCACCACGACTGCTGAGAAGAATGCTCATTTATGCGTCGCCCACCAACTGTTCGACGATATTCCTATATGGGATACTTTTGCTTGGAACAATCTGATTCAAACCCATCTCACCAGCGGAGATGTGGGGCATGTTATTTCTACTTATCAACAGATGTTGTCTCGAGGGGTTCGCCCCGACAACCACACCCTTCCTCGAGTTATCTGCGCCTCCCGTCACTATGGTGATCTGCAGCTTGGCAAGCAGCTCCATGCTCAAGCCTTCAAACTTGGGCTCTTTTCTAACCTCTATGTATTTACTTCCTTGATTGAGCTGTATGGGATTCTTGACAGTGCTGACACTGCAAGGTGGCTCCATGACAAGTCGGCTTGCAGAAACGCTGTTTCTTGGACCATGTTAGCCAAGCTGTACTTGATGGAAGATAAACCCAGTTTTTCCATAGACTTGTTTTACCAAATGGTGGAGTTGGCGGCTGATATTGATGCAGTGGCATTGGCCACGGCTCTTGGTGCCTGTGGTGCACGTAAACTGCTGCAACACGGAAGAAATATCCACCATGTCGCCAGAATTCATGGCTTGGAATTTGATGTCTTGGTCAGTAATTGCCTGTTGAAAATGTACCTTGACTGTAGCAGTATCAAAGATGCTAGGGGGTTGTTCAATCGAATGCCGTTCAGAGATATCATTTCGTGGACAGACCTCATCCATTTTTATGTTAAGAATGGTGGAATCAATGAGGCCTTAAAGCTCTTTCGACAGATGAATATGGATGGAGAATTGAAGCCTGATCCTCTCACAATCAGCAGCATTCTCCCAGCCTGTGGAAGAATCGCTGCTCATAAGCATGGAAGAGAGATTCACGGATACGTgcttaaaaattattttgatgacAATCTCATTGTCCAAAATGCTTTAGTTGACATGTATGTCAAATCTGGATGTATCCAATCTgcattgaaaattttctcgaGGATGAAGGAGAAAGACATGGTTTCTTGGACTGTCATGATCTCGGGCTACAGCTTACATGGGCAAGGAAAACTTGGAGTGGGTTTGTTCCGTGAGATGGACAGGAACTTTAGGGTGCATAGAGATGAGATCACTTATACTGCAGTTTTGCAGGCTTGTAGTACTGCAAGCATGGTAGAGGAAGGGGATTTTTACTTCAATTGCATTACCGAACCAACCATGGCACACTTTGTTTTAAAGGTGGCTCTTTTAGGCCGGGCAGGACGATTCGATGAAGCAAGAACATTTGTCGATAAACATAAACTCGACAAAAATTCTGAGATTTTGAGAGCATTGCTCGATGGATGCAGGAAGCACCATCAACAGAAACTAGGGAAGCGAATCATTGAGCAGCTGTGTGATTTGGAACCTCTAAATGCCGAGAATTACGTTCTACTTTCAAACTGGTATGCCAGCAACGAAGAATGGGAGATGGTCGAAAAGCTGAGAAAAACTATTAGAGACATGGGATTAAGACCAAAGAAGGCTTATAGTTGGATGGAGTTCCGCAACAAAATCCATGCATTTGGCACAGGGGATGTATCCCACCCAAGATCGCAGGCCATATATTGGAATTTACAGTGCCtgatgaagaaaatggaagaagatggTTTCAAGAGGAATACAGATTTCAGATTCCACGACGTGGATGAGGAGCGAGAGTGTGCTCTGATAGGACACAGCGAGCTCTTGGCAATTTCCTTCGGGCTGATTAGTACAGAAGCAGGAAGGACAATTCGTATTTCAAAGAACCTTCGTGTATGCCATAGTTGTCATGAATCCGCGAAGTTCATATCCAACAAGGTTGGACGAGAAATCATAGTAAAAGATCCTTATGTTTTCCATCATTTCAAGGATGGCCGTTGTTCTTGTGAAGATTTTTGTTAG